The window GTCTTCTACAACAACGGCCAAGTTGCGGAAGGACGCGCGTATGTTTACCACGGCTCCTTGGAGGGCCTGACCGCGAACGCGGCATGGACAGCTGAGAGCGACCAGACGGGTGCGCATTTCGGCAACTCTGTGGGAACGGCCGGTGATGTGAATGGAGACGGATATGCCGATGTCATCGTCGGCGCCGACTCCTACGACAACGGCCAGACCGATGAGGGGCGGGCGTACGTGTACTGCGGATCGTCTGGGGGCTTGGCCGCAGGCGCAGTGTGGACGGCGGAAGGTGACCAGGCGACGGCGCTTTACGGCCAATCTGTCGGAACGGCCGGTGATGTGAACGGTGATGGCTACTCCGACGTCATCGTTGGTGCCGTCTTCTACGATAGCGACCTAAGCGACGAGGGGCGTGCGTACGTTTACCACGGATCGGCCGGGGGCCTTGCCGCGAATGCAGGGTGGACGGCCGAGAGTGACCATGCCGGCGCCTCCTTCGGTCGTTCTGTCGCAACAGCCGGCGATGTAAACGGTGATGGTTACTCGGATGTGATTGTCGGCGCGGAATGGTTCGACAACGGCGAGGAGAACGAGGGGCGCGCCTATGTCTACCACGGATTGCCGGGAGGCCTCGCCACAAGCGCGTCTTGGACGGCGGATGGTGATCAGGCCGGCGCGTTTCTAGGCTGCTCCGTCGGTACGGCCGGCGATGTGAACGGTGATGGTTACGCGGATGTGATTGTCGGCGCGAAAGGCTATGACAACGGCGAGGAGGACGAGGGTCGCGCCACCGTTTACAACGGATCGCTGGATGGCCTGGCCGCGAGCGCCGCGTGGATGGCGGATGGCGGCCAAGCCGGCGCGCTTCTGGGTTGCTCCGTCGGTACGGCCGGCGACGTCAACGGTGACGGCTTTGCGGATGTCCTCATCGGCGCGGAAGGTTATGACAACGGCGAGGAGAACGAGGGTCGCGTCTACCTGTACCGCGGAACACAGGCTGGTCTTGTCGCCGGCGTGTCGTGGATGGCGGAAGGGGAACAGGTGAACGCCTCTTTCGGCCATTCTGTCGCAACGGCCGGCGATGTGAACGGTGACGGTTACTCGGATATCATTGTCGGTGCTGAGTTGTACGATAACGGCGAGGTCGACGAGGGCCGCGCCTATGTATACCACGGCTCCTTCAGTGGACCTTCCGCCAGCGCCGCATGGACGGCGGAGAGCGACCAGGCGGATGCGCGCCTTGGCAGTTCCGCCGGTACCGCCGGCGACGTGAACGGCGACGGCTACTCTGACGTCATCATCGGCGCGGCCGGCTACGACAACGGCCAGACCGACGAGGGGCGTGCGTTTGTATACCATGGTTCCGCCGGGGGCCTCGGTATGGCTCCCGCATGGATGGCTGAGAGCGACCAGGACTATGCGTCTTTCGGCAGCTCGGTCGGTACGGCCGGTGATGTGAATGGTGACGGCTACTCCGACGTCATCGTCGGCAGCTGCGGTTATGACAACGGCCAAACCGACGAGGGGCGTGCATACGTATACCACGGTTCATCCGCTGGATTGGCCGCAATCGCCGCATGGATCGCGGAGAGCGACCAGGCGGATGCTCGCTTCGCCCTGACAGTCGGTACGGCCGGCGATGTGAACGGCGACGGCTACTCGGACGTCATCATCGGCGCCGAAGGCTACGACAACGGTGAGACGGACGAGGGGCGGGTTTTTGTCTACTATGGGAATTCAGGCGGCGGCCTCGAACGGATCGCGCGCCAGGCCAGGCCCGACGACTCCGCGCCGATCTGTATCCTTGGTTTATCATTATCAGACGCGTCGGTGCTGCTGAAGGCGCTCGGTCGAACACCCGCCGGGCGCGGCATGGTCTGCCTGCAGGTCGAGATCAAGCCCTTCGGCACACCCTTTGACGGCGCCGGTCTTTTGACCGGTCCGTTAACCGACACAGGAACCCCGAGCGGCGCGGGGAGCGTGATACCTCTCTCGGAGCTTGCGAGCGGGTTGACGTCATCGACTCTCTACCACTGGCGCGTGCGAACCATGTCGAGGTCGCCGTTCTTTCCCCGATCGCCGTGGTTGTCGCTGCCGGATAACAATTCGGCCGAGGCGGACGTGAGGATCGGGGTGGTCTCCTCGGTGGAGACGGATATGAACCCGGCGGCGGTTCTCTGGATGGGGCCGGGCGCGCCGAATCCGTTCGGGGCTGCGACCGAGATCACCTATACATTATCCGAGCGCGGGCGGGTGCGGTTGTCGATTTACGAAGCGTCGGGCCGTGTGGTTTTGGATCTTGTTGATGAGGAGCTCGA of the Candidatus Eisenbacteria bacterium genome contains:
- a CDS encoding FG-GAP repeat protein, with the protein product MKLCLGLLFLMILVSAPHVTGLIGPDEAAVRSAGADEAWWRTVCANIEREEYHASVNAAGLQAPNRSQNLRTYFHNDRIELVPRMGESEPAWRFSWRSTHWGRADRPVEVSSEMVEPQANGTRVIYRRQGLDEWYENGKQGLEQGFTIHARPGGNGDLVIRGEWGGNLHAAPAAEDGAIDFLDENSARALRYGGLHVTDAAGATLPSRLVHSGRQLAILITDEEADYPLTVDPLLSTPSWTAEGNQASCRFGYSVGTAGDVNGDGYSDVIVGAYGYDNGQINEGRAFVYHGSAGGLATSPAWMGESNQQSAAFAEHVGTAGDVNGDGYGDVIIGAAPYDNGQTDEGRAFVYHGSAGGLATSPAWTGESNQENARYGTSIGTAGDVNGDGYGDIIVGAPWYANGQNTEGRAYVYHGSPGGLAASAAWMGEYNQAAAHFGMSVGTAGDVNGDGYADVIVGAPLYENGQGDEGRVFVYHGSSAGLAASPAWTAESDQAGAQCGFSVGTAGDVNGDGYADVIVSAVFYNNGQVAEGRAYVYHGSLEGLTANAAWTAESDQTGAHFGNSVGTAGDVNGDGYADVIVGADSYDNGQTDEGRAYVYCGSSGGLAAGAVWTAEGDQATALYGQSVGTAGDVNGDGYSDVIVGAVFYDSDLSDEGRAYVYHGSAGGLAANAGWTAESDHAGASFGRSVATAGDVNGDGYSDVIVGAEWFDNGEENEGRAYVYHGLPGGLATSASWTADGDQAGAFLGCSVGTAGDVNGDGYADVIVGAKGYDNGEEDEGRATVYNGSLDGLAASAAWMADGGQAGALLGCSVGTAGDVNGDGFADVLIGAEGYDNGEENEGRVYLYRGTQAGLVAGVSWMAEGEQVNASFGHSVATAGDVNGDGYSDIIVGAELYDNGEVDEGRAYVYHGSFSGPSASAAWTAESDQADARLGSSAGTAGDVNGDGYSDVIIGAAGYDNGQTDEGRAFVYHGSAGGLGMAPAWMAESDQDYASFGSSVGTAGDVNGDGYSDVIVGSCGYDNGQTDEGRAYVYHGSSAGLAAIAAWIAESDQADARFALTVGTAGDVNGDGYSDVIIGAEGYDNGETDEGRVFVYYGNSGGGLERIARQARPDDSAPICILGLSLSDASVLLKALGRTPAGRGMVCLQVEIKPFGTPFDGAGLLTGPLTDTGTPSGAGSVIPLSELASGLTSSTLYHWRVRTMSRSPFFPRSPWLSLPDNNSAEADVRIGVVSSVETDMNPAAVLWMGPGAPNPFGAATEITYTLSERGRVRLSIYEASGRVVLDLVDEELEVGRHTARWNGCNDEGARVSAGVYFARLSFGGRVAARKIVLSR